A window of the Cystobacter fuscus genome harbors these coding sequences:
- a CDS encoding NAD(P)/FAD-dependent oxidoreductase, which yields MPKSVLEADVAIVGAGPAGTAAALHLGQLGVKRVVLVDRADFPRDKTCGSGVSPKGIGCLKTLGVWDAVEPHAYWVKGLRLTTRGNETMFLSGGEAAAAIICNRRTLDEILLRRAQSLGVEFVPNFLVRSLIEEGGRVVGFQDDEGREVRARYTVVADGGHSKLIPERGPKSILQAIMGWWEGVEFTPHHVEMIFDPRVAPWYVWLFPENDTRVNIGICYRDDAHQHNARALFQQILDTHFAPRLRGARQLGTWKGHPILYSYTIEKLHSPGRVVIGEAGRMVHPATGEGIYQGMRSGILAAEALRDVLTGASTEARAFERYESRCRLAYSASFAATRLLQPLIDSPVLDTVAKVLPKSLRNRVAATP from the coding sequence ATGCCCAAGTCCGTCCTGGAAGCCGATGTCGCCATCGTGGGAGCGGGGCCCGCCGGGACGGCCGCCGCGCTGCACCTGGGTCAGCTCGGGGTGAAGCGGGTGGTGCTCGTGGACCGGGCGGACTTCCCTCGGGACAAGACCTGCGGCAGCGGGGTGAGCCCCAAGGGAATTGGTTGTCTGAAGACGCTGGGCGTCTGGGACGCGGTGGAGCCGCATGCCTATTGGGTGAAGGGCCTCCGGCTCACCACCCGGGGCAACGAGACGATGTTCCTGTCGGGTGGCGAGGCCGCCGCCGCCATCATCTGCAACCGCCGCACGCTCGATGAGATCCTGCTGCGCCGCGCGCAGTCGCTCGGAGTGGAGTTCGTCCCCAACTTCCTCGTGCGCTCGCTCATCGAGGAGGGCGGGCGAGTGGTGGGCTTCCAGGACGACGAGGGCCGCGAGGTGCGCGCACGCTACACGGTGGTCGCCGACGGCGGACACTCCAAGCTCATCCCCGAGCGGGGCCCCAAGTCCATCCTCCAGGCCATCATGGGCTGGTGGGAGGGCGTCGAGTTCACCCCCCACCACGTGGAGATGATCTTCGATCCGCGCGTGGCCCCCTGGTACGTCTGGCTCTTCCCGGAGAACGACACCCGGGTGAACATCGGCATCTGCTACCGGGACGACGCGCACCAGCACAACGCCCGCGCCCTGTTCCAGCAGATCCTCGACACCCACTTCGCCCCCCGCCTGCGGGGCGCGCGGCAGCTCGGCACCTGGAAGGGACACCCCATCCTCTACTCGTACACCATCGAGAAGCTGCACTCGCCCGGGCGCGTGGTGATCGGCGAGGCGGGTCGCATGGTGCATCCGGCCACCGGCGAGGGCATCTACCAGGGCATGCGCTCGGGCATCCTCGCGGCCGAGGCCCTGCGCGACGTGCTCACCGGCGCGAGCACCGAGGCGCGCGCCTTCGAGCGCTACGAGTCGCGCTGCCGCCTCGCGTACTCCGCGTCCTTCGCGGCGACCCGGCTGCTGCAACCCCTCATCGACTCGCCCGTGCTCGACACCGTGGCCAAGGTGCTGCCCAAATCCTTGCGCAACCGGGTGGCGGCCACGCCGTGA